From the Halorhabdus utahensis DSM 12940 genome, one window contains:
- a CDS encoding DUF5789 family protein, translating into MADDKRGRDKQAHDEERRQRERDLETELQRRDEPEPPIPATELGELEDELETVAFPATAAEVVETVGDREIESPEGTYRLEELLPKSDAETFDSPAAVSVQVQRPTVAAAMKRIIEASDELQEADFGGSRRDAYKKTLKALAAIEADDDDEGIDVITEWIVAQIDEKGKLPGSRAVRREAAKFCRSSGYEVGVDEWLGI; encoded by the coding sequence ATGGCAGACGACAAGCGAGGCCGGGACAAACAGGCCCACGACGAGGAGCGACGACAGCGCGAGCGCGACCTCGAAACGGAACTACAGCGGCGTGACGAACCGGAGCCACCGATCCCGGCGACCGAACTCGGTGAACTGGAGGACGAACTCGAAACGGTGGCCTTCCCCGCGACCGCGGCCGAGGTGGTCGAGACGGTCGGCGACCGCGAGATTGAATCGCCCGAGGGCACTTACCGGCTCGAAGAACTGCTGCCGAAGTCAGACGCCGAGACCTTCGACTCGCCCGCCGCTGTCAGTGTCCAGGTTCAGCGGCCGACCGTCGCCGCGGCGATGAAGCGCATCATCGAGGCGAGTGACGAACTACAGGAAGCCGACTTCGGCGGTTCACGCCGCGACGCGTATAAAAAGACGCTCAAAGCACTCGCGGCGATCGAGGCGGATGACGACGACGAGGGGATCGACGTCATCACCGAGTGGATCGTCGCGCAGATCGACGAGAAGGGAAAACTCCCCGGCTCGCGGGCGGTTCGCCGCGAGGCCGCGAAATTCTGCCGTTCCAGTGGCTACGAGGTCGGCGTCGACGAGTGGCTCGGAATCTAG
- a CDS encoding amino acid permease — translation MPKELERDLGLFSVLAISIGAMVGSGIFILPALALEMAGPAVILAYVLAALIVLPAALSKAEMATAMPEAGGTYLYIERGMGPLLGTIAGIGTWFALSFKGALALVGGVPYLLWYFELPIKPVALVLAAVLILVNLLGAKQTGRLQVGIVAIMLAAMIWFVGGSAGSIQSASFDGFLASGAGGILEATGFVFVSYAGVTKIASVAEEIEDPDRVIPRGMIWSLGFTTLLYVLVVIVIVGVDPSGIVGSNTPVADVAEATMSTPGVAAVVIAAMLALISTANAGLLSSSRYPFAMSRDDLAPPTFAAVSDRFGTPVTAIALTGLVMLALIAFVPIMSIAKLASAFQILVFVLINVALIAFRESDIAYDPSYKSPLYPWMQGFGVLGGLVLLTQMGLIPFVGAIVIILGSVGWYFAYAHRNVSREGALTDAIRRGMDRRAVDETRSVCHDADESDVLVALTEDTTAAAEERLLDVAIPIARARDGTVTVVQFDQVPDQTPLSYAESTLSTADKAFEERTAALARDASVPVEYGEIVSHDIDRAVENVADLHGYDLVVVDESGPTFSENLSDVIFGPTRSFDVLGVEAESLDDIDRIALVDDGGPFDPEKVRIANLLATANDATIELVHGIEPDATPERRDSVDRYHAELADLCSAPTESAIVEGDDTAALVRATDDADVVVVADTVGAVLRDGPGDAVAKRGNALVLHPGSDGQPGLIGRLVQRVVY, via the coding sequence ATGCCGAAGGAACTCGAACGCGATCTCGGACTGTTTTCGGTGCTGGCGATCAGTATCGGTGCGATGGTCGGCAGTGGCATCTTCATCCTGCCGGCGCTCGCCCTCGAGATGGCCGGACCGGCGGTGATCCTGGCGTACGTTCTGGCAGCACTGATCGTCCTCCCGGCAGCACTGAGCAAGGCCGAGATGGCGACGGCGATGCCCGAGGCCGGCGGGACCTACCTCTACATCGAACGGGGGATGGGACCGTTGCTCGGGACCATCGCGGGTATCGGGACCTGGTTCGCGCTCTCGTTTAAGGGCGCGCTCGCGCTCGTTGGCGGCGTCCCGTACCTCTTGTGGTACTTCGAACTCCCGATCAAGCCGGTCGCGCTCGTGCTCGCGGCCGTCCTCATCCTGGTCAACCTCCTGGGCGCGAAACAGACGGGTCGCCTGCAGGTCGGGATCGTGGCGATCATGCTGGCCGCGATGATCTGGTTCGTCGGCGGCAGTGCGGGTTCGATCCAGAGCGCCTCCTTTGATGGATTCCTGGCCTCGGGTGCGGGCGGCATCCTCGAAGCGACCGGCTTCGTGTTCGTCTCCTATGCGGGGGTGACGAAGATCGCGAGCGTCGCCGAGGAGATCGAGGATCCTGATCGGGTGATACCCCGGGGGATGATCTGGTCGCTCGGGTTCACGACGCTGCTGTACGTCCTCGTCGTGATCGTGATCGTCGGCGTCGATCCGTCGGGGATCGTCGGCTCGAACACCCCCGTCGCCGACGTGGCCGAAGCGACGATGTCGACGCCCGGCGTGGCCGCCGTCGTCATCGCTGCAATGCTCGCGCTGATCAGTACCGCCAACGCCGGCCTCCTCTCGTCGTCGCGGTACCCCTTCGCGATGAGCCGCGACGACCTCGCGCCGCCGACGTTCGCGGCCGTCAGTGACCGCTTTGGAACACCGGTCACAGCAATCGCACTGACGGGTCTCGTCATGCTGGCACTGATCGCGTTCGTCCCGATCATGAGCATCGCCAAACTCGCGAGTGCGTTCCAGATCCTCGTGTTCGTGTTGATCAACGTGGCCCTGATCGCCTTCAGGGAGAGTGACATCGCCTACGACCCGAGTTACAAATCGCCGCTGTATCCCTGGATGCAGGGCTTTGGCGTCCTGGGCGGCCTCGTGTTGCTGACCCAGATGGGACTGATCCCGTTCGTGGGGGCGATCGTCATCATTCTCGGGAGCGTCGGCTGGTACTTCGCGTACGCCCACCGCAACGTCTCCCGGGAGGGCGCACTCACGGACGCGATCCGTCGCGGCATGGATCGACGCGCCGTCGATGAGACCCGATCGGTCTGTCACGACGCCGACGAGTCCGACGTGCTCGTGGCGCTCACCGAGGACACGACCGCGGCGGCAGAGGAACGACTCCTCGACGTGGCGATTCCGATCGCTCGCGCCCGGGACGGGACGGTCACTGTCGTCCAGTTCGATCAGGTGCCGGACCAGACGCCATTGTCCTACGCCGAGTCGACCCTCTCGACGGCCGACAAAGCCTTCGAGGAACGGACGGCTGCGCTCGCCCGGGACGCGAGTGTCCCCGTCGAGTACGGCGAGATCGTCAGCCACGACATCGATCGGGCGGTCGAGAACGTCGCCGACCTCCACGGCTACGACTTGGTCGTCGTCGACGAGTCCGGCCCGACCTTCAGCGAGAACCTTTCGGACGTCATCTTCGGACCGACCCGCTCGTTTGACGTTCTGGGCGTCGAGGCAGAGAGCCTGGATGACATCGACCGGATCGCGCTGGTCGACGACGGCGGGCCGTTCGATCCCGAAAAAGTCCGGATTGCGAACCTGCTCGCGACGGCCAACGATGCGACGATCGAACTCGTCCACGGGATCGAGCCGGACGCGACGCCGGAACGGCGTGATTCGGTCGATCGGTACCACGCCGAGTTGGCGGATCTCTGCTCGGCCCCGACCGAGTCGGCGATCGTCGAGGGTGACGACACAGCCGCGCTGGTCCGTGCGACGGACGACGCCGACGTCGTCGTTGTTGCTGACACCGTGGGCGCAGTGCTCCGGGATGGTCCGGGAGACGCCGTCGCGAAACGCGGGAACGCCCTCGTGTTGCATCCGGGAAGCGACGGACAACCCGGGCTGATCGGTCGGCTCGTTCAGCGCGTCGTGTACTGA
- a CDS encoding transcriptional regulator codes for MTTEPDEIIKRMDRLVADTSPGREGTVPLNGIAEPIARNHRNAIRRGMSTDDIEG; via the coding sequence ATGACAACCGAACCTGACGAGATCATCAAGCGAATGGACAGGCTCGTCGCGGACACGAGTCCCGGACGTGAGGGGACCGTCCCACTCAATGGGATTGCTGAACCGATCGCCAGAAACCACAGAAACGCCATTCGACGAGGGATGAGTACGGACGATATCGAGGGGTAA
- the smc gene encoding chromosome segregation protein SMC: MYITEVVLDNFKSFGRKTRIPFYEDFTTISGPNGSGKSNIVDAILFALGLARTSGIRAEKLTDLIYNPGHQDGESPDREREASVEVVLDNSDRTLSRSQVVSAAGSENVGDVEEITIKRRVKETDDNYYSYYYINGRSVNLGDIQDLLAQAGVAPEGYNVVMQGDVTEIINMTAGARREIIDEIAGVAEFDQKKAQAFEELEVVEDRIDEADLRIEEKETRLEQLEDERETALEYQELRDEKEEYEAYRKAAELEDKRDDLAAVREEIAELEETLEDRQRELDEREGKVVRLEDELAELNAEIERKGEDEQLALKREIEEIKGEIARLEDAIESAEEKRDEAEARRREAFVEIDRKQETIDDLEADIRETKVEKSSVKAEIDDLEVDLAAVQEEIEEVGAEFEEVRDELETKKASLEDAKERRNDLQREQDRLLDEARRRSNQQRDLESTIEDLQESIPELDAEIADLEEERRKAEQNRETITDVIDDLAAEKRDLQAEIEAIDDDLEAARQEYAELEARAAESGDASYGRAVTTVLDGDLDGVHGTVGQLGGVDPTYATACETAAGGRLANVVVDDDGIGQRCIEYLKNRNAGRATFLPLTEMDNRSLPSLPDHDGVVDFAYNLVDFEPEYSGVFSYVLGDTLVVEDMATARELMGRYRLVTLDGELVEKSGAMTGGSSSGSRYSFSDSEGQLQRVAERITELEDERQEYREELSGVEERLEDARDRKSEAADQVREIQAEIERREREREETEERIEQRREELAEIEDEREAVSEEMDEIEADIEAVESEIADLEAEIADLEADIEDSQLPELTDEAESLEGEIDEREDELDDLDAALNELQLEKQYAEDAIDDLHDQIETAQNRKAEQGDRIEELNGNVADEESKLADKQEAVAELEAELADLKGDREDLREELNAAQQARDEQKERVNQIDSQLDGKRETESRLEWEIDELEDAVGEYDPEEIPDHHTVQTRIGQLEAEMERLEPVNMLAIEEYDEVAADLSELEDKRGTLVEEADGIRERIDSYEAKKKETFMDAFETIDAQFQDIFERLSNGTGRLHLENEDDPFDGGLTMKAQPGDKPIQRLNAMSGGEKSLTALAFIFAIQRHNPAPFYALDEVDAFLDAANADLVGEMVDELAGDAQFVVVSHRSAMLERSERAIGVTMQGDNVSSVTGIDLTEEVPADD; encoded by the coding sequence ATGTACATTACAGAGGTCGTCCTCGACAACTTCAAGAGCTTCGGACGGAAGACGCGCATCCCCTTCTACGAGGACTTTACGACCATCAGCGGCCCGAACGGGTCGGGCAAGTCAAACATCGTCGACGCGATCCTCTTCGCGTTAGGGCTGGCCCGTACCTCTGGGATACGCGCCGAGAAGCTGACCGACCTCATCTACAACCCCGGCCATCAGGACGGCGAATCACCGGATCGCGAACGCGAGGCGAGCGTCGAAGTCGTACTGGACAACAGCGACCGGACGCTTTCGCGGTCGCAAGTCGTCAGTGCTGCCGGGAGCGAGAACGTCGGCGACGTCGAGGAGATCACGATCAAGCGCCGGGTCAAGGAGACCGACGACAACTACTACTCCTATTACTACATCAACGGCCGCTCGGTCAACCTCGGGGACATCCAGGACTTACTCGCCCAGGCCGGCGTCGCGCCCGAGGGATACAACGTCGTCATGCAGGGCGACGTTACGGAGATCATCAACATGACTGCGGGCGCTCGCCGGGAGATCATCGACGAGATCGCGGGCGTCGCGGAGTTCGACCAGAAGAAGGCCCAGGCCTTCGAGGAGTTGGAGGTCGTCGAGGACCGGATCGACGAGGCCGACCTCCGGATCGAGGAGAAGGAGACCCGCCTCGAACAACTCGAAGACGAACGCGAGACGGCCCTGGAGTACCAGGAACTCAGAGACGAGAAAGAGGAGTACGAGGCCTACCGGAAGGCCGCCGAACTCGAGGACAAGCGCGACGACCTGGCGGCAGTCCGGGAGGAGATCGCCGAGCTGGAGGAGACGCTTGAGGATCGACAGCGCGAACTCGACGAGCGTGAGGGCAAGGTCGTCCGGCTGGAGGACGAACTCGCCGAGTTGAACGCCGAGATCGAACGCAAGGGCGAGGACGAGCAGCTCGCACTCAAACGCGAGATCGAGGAGATCAAAGGCGAGATCGCCCGACTCGAGGACGCTATCGAGAGCGCCGAGGAGAAGCGTGACGAGGCAGAGGCACGGCGGCGCGAGGCCTTCGTCGAGATCGACCGCAAGCAGGAGACCATCGACGATCTGGAAGCCGATATTCGCGAGACGAAAGTCGAGAAGTCCTCGGTGAAAGCCGAGATCGACGATCTCGAGGTCGATCTCGCTGCCGTCCAGGAGGAGATCGAAGAAGTCGGCGCGGAGTTCGAGGAGGTCCGGGACGAACTCGAAACAAAGAAGGCGAGCCTCGAAGACGCAAAGGAGCGCCGCAACGACCTCCAGCGCGAGCAGGATCGGCTGCTCGACGAGGCACGGCGGCGCTCGAACCAGCAACGCGACCTCGAATCCACGATCGAGGATCTCCAGGAGTCGATCCCCGAACTCGACGCCGAGATCGCGGATCTCGAAGAGGAGCGCCGGAAGGCCGAGCAGAACCGCGAGACGATCACGGACGTCATCGACGATCTCGCCGCGGAGAAACGCGACCTCCAGGCCGAAATCGAAGCGATCGACGACGATCTGGAGGCCGCCCGACAGGAGTACGCCGAGCTCGAAGCCCGGGCCGCGGAGTCCGGCGACGCCTCATATGGTCGGGCGGTCACAACGGTCCTCGATGGGGATCTCGACGGCGTCCACGGAACGGTCGGGCAACTCGGCGGCGTCGATCCGACCTACGCGACGGCGTGTGAGACAGCGGCTGGCGGCCGACTCGCGAACGTCGTCGTCGACGACGACGGCATCGGCCAGCGGTGTATCGAGTATCTCAAGAACCGCAACGCCGGCCGGGCGACGTTCCTCCCGCTGACGGAGATGGACAACCGGTCACTGCCGTCGCTACCCGATCACGATGGTGTCGTCGACTTCGCGTACAACCTCGTGGATTTCGAGCCCGAGTATTCGGGCGTGTTCAGTTACGTCCTCGGGGACACGCTGGTCGTCGAGGACATGGCCACGGCCCGGGAGTTGATGGGACGCTACCGGTTGGTCACCCTCGACGGTGAACTCGTCGAGAAGAGCGGCGCGATGACGGGCGGTTCCTCCAGCGGGTCGCGATATTCCTTTTCGGACAGCGAGGGGCAACTCCAGCGGGTCGCCGAACGGATCACCGAACTCGAAGACGAGCGCCAGGAATATCGTGAAGAGCTATCGGGCGTCGAAGAGCGACTCGAGGACGCTCGCGATCGAAAGTCCGAGGCCGCCGATCAGGTCCGGGAGATCCAGGCCGAGATCGAGCGCCGCGAGCGCGAACGCGAGGAGACCGAGGAGCGCATCGAACAGCGCCGCGAGGAACTCGCGGAGATCGAGGACGAACGGGAAGCTGTCTCCGAGGAGATGGACGAGATCGAGGCCGACATCGAGGCCGTCGAGAGCGAGATCGCCGACCTGGAAGCTGAGATCGCCGACCTGGAAGCCGATATCGAGGACTCACAACTGCCCGAACTGACCGACGAGGCCGAATCCCTCGAGGGCGAGATCGACGAGCGCGAGGACGAACTCGACGATCTGGACGCGGCGCTGAACGAACTCCAGCTCGAAAAACAGTACGCCGAGGACGCGATCGACGATCTCCACGACCAGATCGAGACGGCACAGAACCGCAAGGCCGAACAGGGCGACCGCATCGAGGAACTGAACGGGAACGTCGCCGACGAGGAGTCGAAACTGGCCGACAAACAGGAGGCCGTCGCCGAACTCGAAGCCGAACTCGCCGATCTCAAAGGGGATCGCGAAGACCTCCGCGAGGAACTCAACGCGGCCCAGCAGGCACGTGACGAGCAGAAGGAGCGGGTCAACCAGATCGACTCACAACTCGACGGGAAACGCGAGACCGAGTCCCGCCTGGAGTGGGAGATCGACGAACTCGAAGACGCTGTCGGGGAGTACGATCCCGAGGAGATCCCCGACCACCACACGGTCCAGACCCGGATCGGCCAACTGGAGGCCGAGATGGAGCGGCTAGAGCCGGTCAACATGCTCGCCATCGAGGAGTACGACGAGGTCGCGGCCGACCTCTCGGAGTTAGAGGACAAACGCGGGACACTCGTCGAGGAAGCCGACGGGATCCGTGAGCGGATCGACTCCTACGAGGCGAAGAAAAAGGAGACGTTCATGGACGCCTTCGAGACGATCGACGCGCAGTTTCAGGACATCTTCGAGCGACTCTCGAACGGGACGGGGCGACTCCACCTCGAAAACGAGGACGATCCCTTCGACGGTGGGCTGACGATGAAGGCCCAGCCCGGCGACAAGCCGATCCAGCGGCTGAACGCGATGAGTGGCGGCGAGAAGTCCCTGACTGCGCTGGCCTTTATTTTCGCGATCCAGCGACACAACCCGGCTCCGTTCTATGCCCTGGACGAGGTCGACGCGTTTCTCGACGCCGCCAATGCCGATCTCGTCGGCGAGATGGTCGACGAACTCGCCGGTGACGCCCAGTTCGTCGTCGTCTCCCATCGCTCGGCGATGCTG
- a CDS encoding DNA topoisomerase I, translating to MRLIVTEKDNAARRIAEILSDDSASGERRNGVNVYKWGGQRVVGLSGHVVGVDFPPEYAEWRDVEPAELIDADVVTTPTRENIVATLRSLARKADEVVIATDYDREGELIGKEAYELIREETDAPVERVRFSSITEREVQKAFENPDEIDFDLAAAGEARQIVDLIWGAALTRFLSLSAKQLGNDFISVGRVQSPTLKLIVDREREIEAFDPDDYWEILADLAKDGQGFEAQYFYDDDGSEAERVWDEAAAEAAYADLSESGTATVTEVRRRTRTDDPPAPFNTTAFISAASSLGYSAQRAMSLAEELYTDGYLTYPRTDNTVYPDDLDPEELLGAFEGSYEFGDDAASLLDQDEIEPTRGETESTDHPPIHPTGELPDRDEVGADAWEIYELVVRRFFATVAEPATWAHLRVVAEAAGRSLKANGKRLLEEGYHAVYPYSSAGETFVPEVSEGDKLSIDAVELEAKQTQPPRRYGQSRLIQHMEEMGIGTKATRHNIVEKLYDRGYVEDDPPRPTKLAEAVVSAAEEYADHVVSEEMTAQLEADMTAIAEGEATLEEVTAESREMLGEIFEELRESRTEIGEFLQESLKADRTLGPCPECGEDLLVRRSRQGSYFVGCDGFPECRFTLPLPSTGEPQVTDETCEDHDLRHVKMLAGRDTFVHGCPRCKAEAADESEDEVIGHCPECGDSAAPEGQRNEGGEAAEGEGGKLAIKHLRSGSRLVGCTRYPDCDYSLPLPRRGEIVVTDERCEDHDLPHIEIHDGDDDDPWELGCPICNYEEFQARNAVENLEDLDGVGPATAEKLQDAGVADPEDLHEVDPDAVAGEVQGVSADRIREWQDELAA from the coding sequence GTGCGCCTGATCGTCACCGAGAAGGACAACGCCGCCAGGCGGATCGCCGAGATCCTCAGCGACGACTCGGCGAGTGGTGAGCGGCGAAATGGCGTCAACGTCTACAAGTGGGGCGGCCAGCGCGTCGTCGGCCTCTCCGGACACGTCGTCGGCGTCGACTTCCCGCCGGAATACGCCGAGTGGCGCGACGTCGAACCGGCCGAGTTGATCGACGCCGATGTCGTTACAACGCCCACGCGGGAGAACATCGTCGCGACACTCCGTAGCCTCGCCAGAAAGGCCGACGAGGTCGTGATCGCGACCGACTACGACCGCGAGGGCGAACTCATCGGGAAGGAAGCCTACGAGTTGATCCGCGAGGAAACCGACGCGCCGGTAGAGCGCGTTCGCTTCTCCTCGATTACCGAACGAGAAGTCCAGAAGGCCTTCGAGAATCCCGACGAGATCGACTTCGACCTCGCCGCCGCAGGCGAAGCCCGCCAGATCGTCGACCTGATCTGGGGCGCGGCACTGACCCGCTTCCTCTCGCTGTCTGCCAAACAGCTCGGCAACGACTTCATCTCTGTCGGCCGTGTCCAGAGCCCGACACTGAAGCTGATCGTCGACCGCGAACGCGAGATCGAGGCCTTCGATCCCGACGACTACTGGGAGATCCTCGCCGACCTCGCGAAGGACGGCCAGGGCTTCGAGGCCCAGTACTTCTACGACGACGACGGCAGCGAAGCCGAGCGGGTCTGGGACGAAGCGGCCGCCGAAGCTGCCTACGCGGATCTCTCCGAATCCGGGACGGCCACCGTCACCGAAGTTCGGCGGCGAACGCGTACCGACGACCCGCCCGCGCCGTTCAACACGACCGCGTTCATCTCCGCGGCGAGTTCGCTCGGCTACTCCGCCCAGCGCGCCATGTCGCTGGCCGAGGAACTCTACACGGACGGCTACCTGACCTACCCACGGACGGACAACACCGTCTATCCCGACGATCTCGATCCCGAAGAGCTGTTGGGTGCCTTCGAAGGCAGTTACGAGTTCGGCGACGACGCGGCGTCGTTGCTCGATCAGGACGAAATCGAGCCGACCCGTGGCGAGACCGAATCGACCGACCACCCGCCGATCCATCCGACCGGCGAACTGCCGGATCGCGACGAGGTCGGCGCGGACGCCTGGGAGATCTACGAGCTCGTCGTCCGGCGGTTCTTCGCGACCGTGGCCGAGCCGGCGACCTGGGCGCACCTGCGGGTCGTCGCCGAGGCGGCGGGCCGGTCGCTGAAGGCCAACGGCAAGCGCCTGCTCGAGGAGGGGTACCACGCGGTCTATCCCTACTCCTCCGCCGGCGAAACGTTCGTTCCCGAGGTCAGCGAGGGCGACAAGCTCTCGATCGACGCGGTCGAACTGGAGGCCAAACAGACCCAGCCGCCGCGCCGCTACGGCCAGTCGCGGCTCATCCAGCATATGGAGGAGATGGGCATCGGGACGAAAGCGACCCGGCACAACATCGTCGAGAAACTCTACGATCGCGGGTACGTCGAGGACGATCCACCGCGGCCGACCAAACTCGCCGAGGCAGTGGTTTCCGCCGCCGAGGAGTACGCCGATCACGTCGTCAGCGAGGAGATGACCGCCCAGCTGGAGGCCGACATGACCGCCATCGCCGAGGGGGAGGCGACCTTGGAAGAGGTGACCGCGGAATCCCGGGAGATGCTCGGCGAGATCTTCGAGGAACTACGCGAGTCCCGCACGGAGATCGGCGAGTTCCTCCAGGAGTCGCTGAAGGCCGACCGAACGCTCGGGCCCTGTCCGGAGTGTGGCGAGGATCTGCTGGTTCGCCGGAGTCGCCAGGGATCGTACTTCGTCGGGTGTGACGGCTTCCCAGAGTGTCGGTTCACCCTTCCACTGCCGAGCACGGGCGAACCACAGGTGACCGACGAAACTTGCGAGGATCACGATCTTCGGCACGTCAAGATGCTCGCGGGCCGGGACACGTTCGTCCACGGCTGTCCGCGGTGCAAAGCGGAGGCAGCCGACGAGAGCGAGGACGAGGTGATCGGGCACTGTCCCGAATGTGGAGATAGCGCTGCGCCGGAGGGACAGCGAAACGAAGGCGGCGAAGCCGCCGAAGGGGAGGGCGGCAAGCTCGCGATCAAACACCTTCGCTCGGGTTCGCGACTAGTCGGCTGTACGCGCTATCCGGACTGTGATTACTCGCTCCCGCTCCCCCGTCGTGGTGAGATCGTCGTGACCGACGAGCGTTGCGAGGACCACGACCTGCCCCACATCGAAATCCACGACGGCGATGACGACGATCCCTGGGAACTGGGCTGTCCGATCTGCAACTACGAGGAGTTCCAGGCGCGCAACGCCGTCGAAAACTTGGAGGACCTCGACGGGGTCGGCCCGGCGACGGCGGAGAAACTACAGGACGCTGGCGTAGCGGACCCCGAGGACCTCCACGAGGTGGACCCGGACGCCGTCGCCGGCGAGGTCCAGGGCGTCAGTGCCGATCGCATCCGGGAATGGCAAGACGAGTTGGCCGCCTGA
- a CDS encoding DUF7518 family protein, producing MSDNRVEELEAKVRDLEATVEGLTDELVESKVRLRELENAVDDELGFEKPVNIETDVEDETESVSASAEATKSQEVEDTDDQEAESDIIIA from the coding sequence ATGAGCGACAATCGCGTGGAGGAACTCGAAGCGAAAGTCCGCGACCTGGAAGCGACCGTCGAAGGCCTCACGGACGAACTCGTCGAATCGAAAGTCCGACTGCGTGAACTCGAAAACGCCGTCGACGACGAACTCGGCTTCGAGAAGCCGGTCAACATCGAGACTGACGTCGAGGACGAGACGGAATCGGTTTCGGCCTCGGCCGAAGCCACTAAATCCCAGGAGGTCGAGGACACGGACGACCAAGAGGCCGAATCGGACATCATCATCGCCTGA
- the gatB gene encoding Asp-tRNA(Asn)/Glu-tRNA(Gln) amidotransferase subunit GatB → MTAQAIQERDLTVVIGLEVHVQLETATKIFCGCSTDLEDADPNTHTCPVCLGLPGSLPVLNEGAVEAAVRVGKAIDADIPEQTRFHRKNYYYPDLPKNFQISQYDAPICQDGELEFSVEGERRTVGIERAHLEEDPGSLQHAGGNIDTADYTLVNYNRAGVPLMEIVTEPDFRDATEVRAFLAKLEEVLEYLGIFDATRDGSLRIDANLSLVDAADVDDDGSIDQDVLEDANRTEVKNISSHKGAQKALAYEAQRQKNAVQRGREVEQETRHWDESRGITVSMRSKEEEKDYRYFREADLPPLEVSHWKEELSIPELPDARRERFGEEYGLNEEAASKLTTTKQVADFYEDLASEFDPDLVATWVADELLGELNYRDMEITDVTDRLDEIERLVELVASEEITAKNARETVLRGMLDDGDDPDTIVDREGLGKTQRDELQGAVEEAIEENPDAVSDYHDGGGGAINFLVGQVMQKTGGSADPGDVNQLLRAELED, encoded by the coding sequence ATGACTGCCCAAGCCATTCAGGAACGCGATCTTACCGTCGTGATCGGGCTGGAAGTCCACGTCCAGCTCGAAACCGCGACGAAGATCTTCTGTGGCTGTTCGACCGATCTCGAAGACGCCGACCCGAACACCCACACCTGCCCGGTGTGTCTCGGCCTCCCCGGATCGCTACCGGTACTCAACGAGGGGGCCGTCGAGGCCGCCGTCAGGGTTGGGAAGGCCATCGACGCCGACATTCCCGAGCAAACCCGCTTTCACCGGAAGAACTACTACTACCCCGACCTGCCGAAGAACTTCCAGATCAGCCAGTACGACGCGCCGATCTGTCAGGATGGCGAACTGGAATTCAGTGTCGAAGGCGAGCGCCGGACGGTCGGGATCGAGCGCGCCCACCTCGAAGAGGACCCCGGGAGCCTCCAGCACGCCGGCGGGAACATCGACACCGCCGACTACACGCTCGTGAACTACAACCGCGCCGGCGTCCCGCTGATGGAGATCGTCACCGAACCGGACTTCCGGGACGCGACGGAGGTCCGGGCCTTCCTCGCGAAACTGGAGGAAGTCCTCGAGTACCTGGGCATCTTCGATGCGACGCGGGACGGCTCGCTCCGGATCGACGCCAACCTCTCGCTGGTCGACGCCGCGGACGTCGACGACGATGGCTCCATCGACCAGGATGTCCTCGAAGACGCCAACCGGACCGAGGTCAAGAACATCTCCAGTCACAAAGGGGCGCAGAAAGCCCTGGCCTACGAGGCCCAGCGACAGAAAAACGCCGTTCAGCGTGGCCGCGAGGTCGAACAGGAGACCCGCCACTGGGACGAGTCGAGGGGGATCACGGTCTCGATGCGCTCGAAGGAGGAGGAGAAGGACTACCGCTACTTCCGGGAGGCCGACCTGCCGCCCCTGGAGGTCAGCCATTGGAAGGAAGAGTTATCGATCCCCGAACTCCCCGACGCCCGCCGTGAGCGTTTCGGCGAGGAATACGGGCTCAACGAGGAGGCCGCCTCGAAGCTCACCACGACCAAGCAGGTCGCGGACTTCTACGAGGACCTGGCAAGCGAGTTCGATCCCGATCTCGTGGCGACGTGGGTGGCCGACGAACTCCTGGGCGAACTCAACTACCGCGACATGGAAATCACCGACGTGACGGATCGACTCGACGAGATCGAACGCCTGGTCGAACTCGTCGCAAGCGAGGAAATCACCGCCAAGAACGCCCGCGAGACCGTCCTCCGCGGGATGCTCGACGACGGCGACGATCCCGACACGATCGTCGACCGCGAGGGACTCGGCAAGACCCAACGCGACGAACTTCAGGGTGCCGTCGAGGAAGCTATCGAGGAGAACCCCGACGCCGTTTCAGACTATCACGACGGCGGCGGCGGCGCGATCAACTTCCTCGTCGGCCAGGTGATGCAAAAGACCGGCGGGAGTGCGGATCCCGGTGACGTCAACCAGCTGTTGCGGGCCGAGCTAGAGGACTAG